ATGCACCCCCGAAACAGTGGTGGAAGGGGGCTGGGGCGGCTTTAGCGCGGCGGCTTATTATTTTGGCCGGGAAATTCACAAGACACAGAATGTCCCCGTTGGTCTGATTGCCACTTCCTGGGGCGGCACACGCATCGAACCTTGGACCCCGCCGGAAGGTTTCGGATTGGTGCCGGCGCTGCAAAAAATATACAACCTCGTGATGCTCAGTAATCCCCGCACGACCCTGCACAAACAGCGCTTGGACCAGTTGGTCAAAGAAACTGAGAGCTGGCTGGACGCTGCGCGCAAGTCGCTCAACGAAGAAACCATGGTGCCGGCGATGCCTGTTCCGCCACCGGAAATGATGCAAATGCCAACCGGCCCCGGCGCCCCAACCACGCTGTACAATGGCATGATTTACCCCATCGTGCCGTTTGCAATTCGCGGGGCCATCTGGTACCAGGGCGAATCCAATCACACCGAAAAAGATTATGCGGAAAAAACCAAGGCGCTGGTCGCCGGTTGGCGCAAGGTCTGGGGCCAGGATGAGTTTCCATTCTTTTACGTGCAGATCGCCCCATTCATCTACGGCAGCGAAAACCCGGCGGTCCTCGCAGAGTTCTGGGAGCAGCAGGCCAACGCGCTGGCCATCCCCAACACCGGCATGGCGGTGATCCACGATGTCGGCGATCTCAAAGACATTCATCCCAAGAACAAACAGGAAGTAGGCCGCCGCCTGGCGTTGTTGGCACTGGCCAAAACCTACGGACAGGCGAACCTCGTATGCTCCGGGCCGACCTTCAAAGCGATGGCGATCGAGGGTAATCAAATCCGCGTAACCTTTGACAATGTGGGCGGCGGGCTCGCCGCGCGCGATGGCAAACCGTTGAATTGGTTTGAAGTCATTGACGCCGATGAAGGCGGCTTCGTCAAAGCCCAGGCGGAAATCAGCGGCTCCAGCGTGTTGGTTTCCGCGCCCGAGGTAAAAAAGCCCGTGTCCGTGCGCTTCGGCTGGCACAAGCTGGCCGAGCCAAATCTCATGAACAAGGAGGGTCTTCCCGCCGTGCAATTTCGCGCGGGAACCGAACCGGCACGGGATTTTCTGACCCAGCGGGTGCCGGAGGCCAAGGACTACGCGCTCGTCTATGACTTGGACCTGGCCAAGGTCGGGCCCAAAACCGTCTATACCGTGGATAATCGCGCTCAGATCACAAAGCCGTTTGATCGCATTGCCTATTTCCTGGAACTGCAAGCGGGCAGCGGCGACGTGCAGTATGTCTATGTTTCGGTGGATGCTTTCACTAAGGAATTAGGAAAAATCGGAGTGCCCACTGCGGAGACAAAGGCGTTCTTTCAACAAGATCTGACCAACATGAATGTTTTGTCTAATGTCAAAGGCGTGGTGACCGGCGTCGGATTGACGGGGGGCAATATTGAGTTCTGGCCGCACAATTATGGGCCGGTTAATTCAAAGAAAGTGGCCAATGCCTCGGAGCAACTGTATGATTTTGGCGACCAACCAACGGACCCGGTGGACGGCTACGGCTCCATGCAGATTCATAACCACGAGGCGAAGCAGACCATTTTCGCTTTCAACAATTTCCGGGGCGGGCCGGGTGCCGATCTGGGCATCGGTAACGCCCCCACCGGAAACCCAGACTGGACCTTTGCGAAGAACGCGGGGAACTACTCGGTAAAGCGGCTGCGCGTCTTGGTTCATTGCAAATAACTGTCAGACGTCATGAAGAAGCACTTGATTGCAGTCGGGCTGTTCGTGTCCGCGTTGTGTGGTTGGGACGCGGCAGCAGCGGCACCTCAATTTCCACCGATCCCCTCGCCGATGTTTCCGTTTGGCGAGAATGTCGAAGTCCTTCGCGATGTCGAGATTGGTACCGGCGGTGGCCGACCACTGCGGGTCATGATCGCCCGCCCCAAGAACCCGCCAGTATCCCCCACGCCCGCGGTATTGTGGATTCATGGCGGCGGATGGGAAAGCGGTTCGCACAGGCTCAACCCGGCGGCCCCGCTAGCGTCGAAGGGTTACTTCACCGCCTCGATCGAGTACCGTTTGAGTGGCGAAGCCAAATGGCCGGCGCAGATTGAGGATTGCAAGCTGGCGGTGCGCTGGCTGCGGGCGAATGCCGCCAAATACAACGTGGACCCAAACCGGATCGGTTGCTGGGGACATAGCGCGGGCGGCCATTTGGCGGTCTGCCTGGGAACCATGGGTGAGCAGGCCGCGCTTGAGGGCAAAGGCGGTTTCGCCGGTGTCAGCAGCCGCGTGCAAGCGGTGGTTGATTATTG
The nucleotide sequence above comes from Verrucomicrobiota bacterium. Encoded proteins:
- a CDS encoding sialate O-acetylesterase; this translates as MTASRICQTARQTVAAWTISLLFAGSLAAEVSLPKIFTSHMVLQRDKPVIIWGWAQPGESVSVQILNEKKVSKANDKGEWKVTLAPLKIGEPFEVTVSGSNTIKLEDVLVGDVWVCSGQSNMEMGIKQCLNAEAEIAAANYPKIRLFLIPKTTSPTPNKDVDALWKVCTPETVVEGGWGGFSAAAYYFGREIHKTQNVPVGLIATSWGGTRIEPWTPPEGFGLVPALQKIYNLVMLSNPRTTLHKQRLDQLVKETESWLDAARKSLNEETMVPAMPVPPPEMMQMPTGPGAPTTLYNGMIYPIVPFAIRGAIWYQGESNHTEKDYAEKTKALVAGWRKVWGQDEFPFFYVQIAPFIYGSENPAVLAEFWEQQANALAIPNTGMAVIHDVGDLKDIHPKNKQEVGRRLALLALAKTYGQANLVCSGPTFKAMAIEGNQIRVTFDNVGGGLAARDGKPLNWFEVIDADEGGFVKAQAEISGSSVLVSAPEVKKPVSVRFGWHKLAEPNLMNKEGLPAVQFRAGTEPARDFLTQRVPEAKDYALVYDLDLAKVGPKTVYTVDNRAQITKPFDRIAYFLELQAGSGDVQYVYVSVDAFTKELGKIGVPTAETKAFFQQDLTNMNVLSNVKGVVTGVGLTGGNIEFWPHNYGPVNSKKVANASEQLYDFGDQPTDPVDGYGSMQIHNHEAKQTIFAFNNFRGGPGADLGIGNAPTGNPDWTFAKNAGNYSVKRLRVLVHCK
- a CDS encoding alpha/beta hydrolase, which translates into the protein MKKHLIAVGLFVSALCGWDAAAAAPQFPPIPSPMFPFGENVEVLRDVEIGTGGGRPLRVMIARPKNPPVSPTPAVLWIHGGGWESGSHRLNPAAPLASKGYFTASIEYRLSGEAKWPAQIEDCKLAVRWLRANAAKYNVDPNRIGCWGHSAGGHLAVCLGTMGEQAALEGKGGFAGVSSRVQAVVDYCGPVDFTRGSQGITGAVTNDAPVLVKLFGGTFKDMPDTWRNASPIIYASAKSAPCLIVQGDKDTLVPMAQSESLFAAMKKAGAPVELIVIKNGGHGLKEAPGDPPAEPNQKAIQAAVQAFFDTHLKAK